A genomic region of Chitinimonas arctica contains the following coding sequences:
- a CDS encoding RHS repeat domain-containing protein, whose translation MKRFFLLVACYLLSYAAVAGPGEERGYVYIYGPMYWMDIHKKSPCMGDQPSDVENVPGCKTKADRSVQQYLREGGYYNQGWSYADAICYRGSNGAPDHCLGAVNVRQGMCKPGWEYGWNNGVKPEKQYCRSGGPNGFCPAGFSMRDDGTCACPAGKEYDPQQGQCAVPTNPTQNTQDKTPPQDDCQCSIPAAIGDPIGLDRGRTLIDETDYAATGASSLAFTRHYDSLRRVPAGTAARGWDASGWRHNYDIRLFTRAAYNRLDMMLQLGQRTMSFRLLDGEPRRWQADADVNASLTELPGGGWQYRDGDDSVWTFDDYLQPVSQVQRNGYTLTFTTNANQDIFLVRDSFQRQLRIDYDGLLIKQVTPPSGKVITYGYEAGKLVSVSHADGYRRQYQYLVRVSPIANAPAAISDLIDENQKPFAHWEYDATTGLTIATWEAGKQNHYQVDQYQFDAQNQLQSVRFTDPLGVSHSYGQASQLDVTRPRQETRSGARAGDPVQTRSQTYDAQNNLASVTNFKGATTTYKYELARNLQIERIESAGTDKARTTRTEWWSNLRIPLAISAPSLRTTFVPDSKGNILSRTEQATLDPNGSQGFNAAPTGSARVWQYTYYPNGLLWTATEPDLSVSTFVYDAQGNLSQATDGAGLVTLYQDYTPAGQVGRIKQPDGVTITLGYDLRGRLKTRTVGSLVTTYSYHPTGQLSQVDTPDGRKLNYDYDTAHRLTVIRDNLGNRIVYTLDAMGNRKFTELQDSSNSLAQLVAQIDADRAPLARPTARTAS comes from the coding sequence ATGAAACGTTTTTTCCTCCTTGTTGCCTGCTACCTACTCTCCTATGCCGCCGTGGCGGGGCCGGGCGAAGAGCGCGGTTATGTCTATATCTACGGTCCGATGTATTGGATGGATATTCACAAAAAAAGCCCCTGCATGGGTGATCAACCGTCAGACGTTGAGAATGTACCCGGGTGCAAAACGAAGGCCGACCGCAGCGTCCAGCAATATCTACGGGAAGGCGGCTACTACAATCAGGGCTGGAGCTACGCGGACGCCATCTGCTATCGGGGCAGCAACGGCGCACCAGATCACTGTCTCGGCGCCGTCAACGTTCGTCAGGGCATGTGCAAGCCAGGCTGGGAGTACGGCTGGAATAATGGTGTGAAGCCAGAAAAGCAGTACTGCCGCAGCGGCGGCCCCAATGGTTTCTGCCCTGCCGGCTTTTCCATGCGGGACGATGGGACCTGCGCATGCCCGGCCGGCAAGGAATACGATCCCCAGCAAGGTCAATGCGCCGTCCCGACCAACCCCACGCAAAATACCCAGGATAAAACGCCGCCGCAGGACGATTGCCAATGCAGCATTCCGGCTGCGATCGGCGATCCGATTGGTCTAGACCGGGGCCGCACCCTGATCGACGAGACCGATTACGCCGCCACGGGTGCGTCATCGCTCGCCTTTACCCGCCACTATGACAGCCTGCGTCGCGTGCCTGCCGGTACGGCCGCACGCGGCTGGGATGCCAGCGGCTGGCGCCACAACTACGATATCCGTCTATTTACACGCGCCGCTTACAACCGTCTCGATATGATGCTCCAGCTTGGTCAACGGACGATGTCGTTTCGCTTATTGGACGGTGAACCCCGCCGTTGGCAAGCCGACGCCGATGTCAATGCCAGCCTGACCGAACTGCCGGGCGGCGGCTGGCAGTACCGTGATGGCGACGATAGCGTATGGACCTTTGACGACTATCTACAGCCCGTCAGCCAAGTCCAACGCAATGGCTACACCCTGACGTTCACTACCAATGCCAACCAAGATATCTTCCTGGTCCGCGACAGCTTCCAGCGCCAACTGCGCATCGACTACGACGGCCTGCTGATCAAGCAAGTCACCCCGCCCAGCGGCAAGGTCATCACCTACGGCTACGAGGCCGGCAAGCTGGTCTCGGTCAGCCACGCTGATGGCTATCGCCGCCAATACCAATACCTGGTCCGGGTGTCGCCCATTGCCAATGCCCCGGCTGCCATTAGCGACCTGATCGACGAGAACCAGAAGCCTTTCGCCCATTGGGAATACGACGCCACCACCGGCCTGACCATTGCTACCTGGGAAGCCGGCAAGCAAAACCACTATCAGGTGGACCAGTACCAATTCGACGCCCAAAACCAGCTGCAGTCGGTGCGCTTCACCGATCCGCTCGGCGTCAGCCACAGCTATGGCCAGGCCAGCCAACTCGACGTGACCCGCCCCCGCCAGGAAACCCGCAGCGGTGCCCGTGCCGGCGATCCCGTGCAGACCCGCAGCCAGACCTACGACGCGCAAAACAACCTGGCCAGTGTGACCAACTTCAAGGGCGCGACCACCACCTACAAATACGAACTGGCTCGCAACCTTCAAATCGAGCGTATCGAGTCTGCCGGCACGGACAAAGCCCGCACCACCCGGACCGAATGGTGGTCCAACCTGCGTATCCCGCTGGCTATTTCCGCCCCCTCACTGCGCACCACCTTTGTCCCCGATAGCAAGGGCAATATCCTCAGCCGCACCGAGCAAGCCACCCTTGACCCCAACGGCAGCCAAGGCTTCAATGCCGCACCGACCGGCAGCGCCCGCGTCTGGCAGTACACCTACTACCCGAATGGCCTGCTGTGGACCGCCACCGAGCCGGACCTGTCGGTGAGCACCTTCGTCTACGACGCCCAGGGCAACCTCAGCCAAGCCACCGACGGCGCTGGCTTGGTCACCCTCTATCAGGACTACACCCCGGCCGGCCAGGTGGGCCGTATCAAACAGCCCGACGGTGTCACCATCACGCTGGGCTATGACCTGCGCGGCCGCCTCAAGACCCGCACGGTCGGCAGCCTGGTGACCACCTATAGCTACCACCCCACCGGCCAGCTGAGCCAGGTCGACACTCCAGACGGCCGCAAGCTGAACTATGACTACGACACAGCCCACCGCCTGACCGTGATCCGCGACAACCTCGGCAACCGCATCGTCTACACCCTGGATGCCATGGGCAATCGCAAGTTCACCGAGCTACAGGACAGCAGCAACAGCCTGGCCCAGCTGGTCGCCCAAATTGACGCTGACCGGGCCCCCTTGGCCCGTCCCACTGCTCGTACCGCAAGCTAA
- a CDS encoding RHS repeat-associated core domain-containing protein, whose amino-acid sequence MKFSKLILAATLALSLPLAAATVQTIKREFDLHGNLAKEIRNDGGWTEYTYDPNDLVKTRTDDLGRLSVFEYDALDRMITRTDTALGVTRIQRFDYDGRNRLTKYTDPRGLVTTYTYNGFDEILVQTSPDSGVTTTVPNGKGGTDTVTDAKRQTTKFHYDLAGRLDKLTYADQSTVTFGYGTTGPRAGKLQLITDSQGDQISIPYDDLGRPMGEWRTIAGKQYITRENYDSAGRLKQRVYPSGRTITYNFNAAGQINQILTQANATAATTVLAKDITYRPFGAAQNWTYGNGELHTSRYDLDGRLTQISLGDSTLTLGYDTGSRIKTQKISGGWWERLLQKLGLPAGQQTQYGYDGYDRLSSWQDGTKSQAYKYDVSNNRTELTVNGKTFVQRVETTSNRLTASDGPQSSVYQYDANGSRTSDTKQSYIYNARGRLIAAAGAQYVVNALGQRIVKTYQGQTTVYHYDMQGHLIAESDQLGNTKREYVYLHDTPIAVIDFGAVRYIHTDHLGTTRLITDATKRPIWAWQGEPFGNSAPNEDPEATGGAYAYNMRHPGQYFDRETGLFYNGHRDYDAAGGRYIQSDPIGLAGGLNTYAYVDGNPLSYSDPLGLFRSPDWMRAVIPGQVAWDNALTAWENGNRGAAVAHTGVMFGEALATVMTSGGYGASRQAVVCTVNSTAAKEAGIVANGVRGRASEVRVLQELGLSKNTTVVSTAEGRAIPDALTNSLSVEIKDTINVSLTRQLRVQTEAARAAGRESVLITGEKTCISGACSRAFDTIIRRSDLGPR is encoded by the coding sequence ATGAAATTTTCCAAACTGATACTCGCGGCCACGCTGGCCCTCAGCCTGCCGCTGGCCGCCGCCACCGTCCAAACCATCAAGCGCGAATTCGACCTGCACGGCAATCTTGCCAAGGAAATCCGCAACGACGGTGGTTGGACCGAATACACGTACGACCCGAACGACCTGGTGAAGACGCGTACTGACGACCTGGGCCGGCTCAGCGTGTTCGAGTACGATGCGCTCGATCGCATGATCACCCGCACCGATACGGCCTTGGGTGTCACCCGCATCCAGCGCTTCGACTACGACGGACGCAACCGCCTGACCAAGTACACCGATCCGCGCGGCCTGGTCACCACCTATACCTATAACGGCTTCGACGAAATCCTCGTCCAGACCAGTCCCGATAGCGGTGTCACCACCACGGTCCCCAACGGCAAAGGCGGTACCGATACCGTCACCGACGCCAAGCGGCAAACCACCAAGTTCCACTACGACCTCGCCGGCCGTCTGGACAAGCTCACCTACGCCGACCAGAGCACCGTTACCTTCGGCTACGGCACCACCGGCCCACGGGCCGGCAAGCTGCAGCTGATCACCGACTCGCAAGGCGATCAGATCAGCATCCCCTACGACGACCTCGGCCGTCCCATGGGTGAATGGCGCACCATCGCCGGCAAGCAATACATCACTCGTGAGAACTACGACAGCGCGGGACGCCTGAAACAGCGCGTCTACCCCAGCGGCCGCACCATCACCTACAACTTCAATGCCGCCGGCCAGATCAACCAGATCCTCACCCAAGCCAATGCCACCGCCGCCACAACGGTACTGGCCAAGGACATTACATACCGCCCCTTCGGCGCCGCGCAGAACTGGACCTATGGCAATGGCGAACTGCACACCAGCCGCTATGACCTTGACGGTCGGTTGACCCAGATTAGCCTGGGCGACAGCACCCTGACCCTGGGCTACGACACTGGCAGCCGCATCAAGACCCAGAAGATCAGCGGCGGCTGGTGGGAGCGATTACTGCAAAAGCTTGGCCTGCCCGCTGGCCAGCAAACTCAGTACGGTTACGATGGCTACGACCGCCTGAGCAGCTGGCAGGACGGCACCAAGAGCCAGGCCTACAAATACGACGTCAGCAACAACCGCACCGAACTGACCGTCAACGGCAAGACCTTTGTCCAGCGCGTCGAGACGACCAGCAACCGCTTGACTGCCAGCGACGGCCCGCAAAGCAGTGTCTACCAATATGACGCCAATGGCAGCCGTACGAGCGACACCAAGCAAAGCTACATCTACAACGCCCGTGGACGGCTCATCGCTGCTGCCGGGGCGCAATACGTGGTCAATGCCCTGGGTCAGCGCATCGTCAAGACCTACCAAGGCCAGACCACGGTCTACCACTACGACATGCAAGGCCATCTGATCGCCGAAAGCGACCAGCTGGGCAATACCAAGCGCGAGTACGTCTATCTCCATGACACCCCGATCGCCGTCATCGACTTCGGTGCGGTTCGCTATATCCATACCGACCACTTGGGCACCACCCGGTTAATCACCGACGCCACTAAGCGACCGATTTGGGCGTGGCAGGGCGAGCCATTCGGTAATAGCGCCCCCAATGAAGACCCAGAGGCCACTGGCGGCGCCTATGCCTACAACATGCGCCATCCTGGCCAGTACTTCGATCGCGAGACTGGGCTGTTCTACAATGGGCACCGTGACTACGATGCGGCGGGCGGACGGTACATCCAGTCGGACCCAATAGGCTTGGCTGGCGGGCTCAATACCTATGCCTATGTGGATGGAAATCCGCTCAGTTATAGCGATCCGCTCGGATTATTCCGAAGTCCCGATTGGATGCGCGCAGTCATTCCTGGGCAAGTGGCGTGGGACAATGCTCTCACCGCTTGGGAAAACGGCAACCGGGGTGCGGCTGTTGCCCATACCGGCGTGATGTTTGGTGAGGCGCTAGCGACCGTGATGACCTCCGGCGGCTATGGTGCTTCTCGCCAGGCGGTGGTTTGTACGGTAAATTCAACGGCCGCAAAGGAGGCAGGCATTGTCGCCAACGGCGTTCGCGGAAGAGCATCAGAGGTACGGGTACTTCAAGAGCTTGGTTTGTCGAAGAACACGACAGTAGTTTCAACTGCCGAAGGTCGAGCCATACCAGATGCATTGACGAACTCGCTATCTGTTGAAATTAAAGACACTATAAACGTTAGTCTGACGCGGCAACTAAGGGTTCAAACTGAGGCTGCCAGAGCGGCTGGGCGCGAGTCGGTGCTCATCACCGGGGAGAAGACGTGCATCAGCGGTGCTTGTAGCCGAGCGTTTGACACAATTATTCGTCGTTCTGACTTGGGACCGAGGTAA